One region of Fragaria vesca subsp. vesca linkage group LG4, FraVesHawaii_1.0, whole genome shotgun sequence genomic DNA includes:
- the LOC101294456 gene encoding uncharacterized protein LOC101294456 isoform 2 — protein MDNSTNRHTDHLGVNKMGKNIRKSPLQQPQPQVYNISKNDFRNIVQQLTGSPSQDPLPRPPQGPPKPQSMRLQKIRPPPLTPINRPVVPSPAPVQAAPPPVPYNNGFVRPPHFGQPSPTLMPPFPPGEMWPNTAESPISAYMRYLQTSMLDPTPRGNQPQHQPQGPGQIQGQPPSTGLLPHPSMPAQPPPRMNGPIPPAPNLPSPQMNGPPLLPSPTSQFLLPSPTSYNYMLSPRSPYPLLSPGTQFPPLTPNFQFSQSGILGPGPQGPPSPGFLYPLSPSGFFPISSPRWRGQ, from the exons ATGGATAATTCCACAAATAGGCATACTGATCATTTGGGGGTGAATAAGATGGGGAAAAATATAAGGAAGAGTCCTTT GCAGCAGCCTCAGCCTCAGGTGTACAACATAAGCAAGAATGACTTTAGGAACATTGTTCAGCAGCTTACTGGTTCCCCATCACAAGATCCTTTGCCAAGGCCTCCGCAGGGTCCGCCCAAACCCCAAAGTATGCGGCTGCAGAAGATTCGGCCTCCTCCATTGACACCTATCAACAGACCTGTAGTCCCATCTCCTGCCCCTGTACAGGCAGCCCCACCACCAGTTCCTTACAACAATGGCTTTGTTAGGCCTCCCCATTTCGGACAACCATCTCCAACACTGATGCCACCATTTCCTCCTGGAGAAATGTGGCCAAATACCGCTGAGTCTCCAATCTCAGCATATATGCGGTACCTTCAAACTTCAATGCTAGATCCAACTCCAAGGGGAAACCAGCCTCAGCATCAACCACAAGGTCCAGGTCAAATTCAAGGGCAGCCACCATCAACTGGTCTACTTCCCCACCCATCCATGCCTGCGCAGCCGCCTCCAAGAATGAATGGCCCTATACCACCTGCTCCTAATCTCCCATCCCCGCAAATGAATGGTCCTCCACTTTTACCCTCTCCTACTTCCCAGTTCCTATTGCCATCCCCTACCAGTTACAACTACATGTTATCTCCACGGTCACCTTATCCATTGCTTTCACCTGGGACACAGTTTCCTCCACTGACCCCCAATTTTCAGTTTTCACAATCAGGGATTTTAGGTCCAGGGCCTCAAGGCCCACCTTCTCCAGGATTTTTGTATCCTTTATCTCCTTCCGGATTCTTTCCCATTTCAAGTCCGCGATGGAGGGGTCAATAG
- the LOC101294456 gene encoding uncharacterized protein LOC101294456 isoform 1, producing the protein MDNSTNRHTDHLGVNKMGKNIRKSPLHQPNFGNGTAGAANAVNAAARQQPQPQVYNISKNDFRNIVQQLTGSPSQDPLPRPPQGPPKPQSMRLQKIRPPPLTPINRPVVPSPAPVQAAPPPVPYNNGFVRPPHFGQPSPTLMPPFPPGEMWPNTAESPISAYMRYLQTSMLDPTPRGNQPQHQPQGPGQIQGQPPSTGLLPHPSMPAQPPPRMNGPIPPAPNLPSPQMNGPPLLPSPTSQFLLPSPTSYNYMLSPRSPYPLLSPGTQFPPLTPNFQFSQSGILGPGPQGPPSPGFLYPLSPSGFFPISSPRWRGQ; encoded by the coding sequence ATGGATAATTCCACAAATAGGCATACTGATCATTTGGGGGTGAATAAGATGGGGAAAAATATAAGGAAGAGTCCTTTGCATCAACCCAATTTCGGTAATGGTACTGCTGGCGCTGCTAATGCTGTGAATGCTGCTGCTAGGCAGCAGCCTCAGCCTCAGGTGTACAACATAAGCAAGAATGACTTTAGGAACATTGTTCAGCAGCTTACTGGTTCCCCATCACAAGATCCTTTGCCAAGGCCTCCGCAGGGTCCGCCCAAACCCCAAAGTATGCGGCTGCAGAAGATTCGGCCTCCTCCATTGACACCTATCAACAGACCTGTAGTCCCATCTCCTGCCCCTGTACAGGCAGCCCCACCACCAGTTCCTTACAACAATGGCTTTGTTAGGCCTCCCCATTTCGGACAACCATCTCCAACACTGATGCCACCATTTCCTCCTGGAGAAATGTGGCCAAATACCGCTGAGTCTCCAATCTCAGCATATATGCGGTACCTTCAAACTTCAATGCTAGATCCAACTCCAAGGGGAAACCAGCCTCAGCATCAACCACAAGGTCCAGGTCAAATTCAAGGGCAGCCACCATCAACTGGTCTACTTCCCCACCCATCCATGCCTGCGCAGCCGCCTCCAAGAATGAATGGCCCTATACCACCTGCTCCTAATCTCCCATCCCCGCAAATGAATGGTCCTCCACTTTTACCCTCTCCTACTTCCCAGTTCCTATTGCCATCCCCTACCAGTTACAACTACATGTTATCTCCACGGTCACCTTATCCATTGCTTTCACCTGGGACACAGTTTCCTCCACTGACCCCCAATTTTCAGTTTTCACAATCAGGGATTTTAGGTCCAGGGCCTCAAGGCCCACCTTCTCCAGGATTTTTGTATCCTTTATCTCCTTCCGGATTCTTTCCCATTTCAAGTCCGCGATGGAGGGGTCAATAG